aaaaggaagctgcgctcctgcaaggagacggaccggatttcggcggaccattcacgcgcatgtcgcatgtacgcgccgcctcgcctcgcctcgcctcgccacgccaggcaaggcgaggcgaggcgagcgagcgcgcgtgtgtggttttccctttctcttctcacacaccacttagagtggtggagagaacccactatataaagaggtccaactcttcttcaacttccggggtgggactaaacttagcaccaccacttgccattttacacatgggctttgagatttcagaaattgctatgggcctagcccattaattctaacacgCTGCTGCTGCGTGATGCGATTCGTGCCCCTGGCTGCATCGTATCCGAGCGCCGGACGTTCTTCTGCGCGGCGGCGTAGACGAGGCCGAACCGGGAGACGTCGACGGGCTTGGAGCAGAAGTTGGAGGACATGTCGGCGACGAGGACGCCCGACTCGTTCATCGGCTCCGGGTAGTCCTTTAACTCCACGCCGTGGATGGTCTCGTTGGAGCAGATGTGGAGGAAGCGCGCCTCGGGGTTCTGCGCGAGCGCCCCGAAGTCCGCCGGCAGGGAGGTGTACTTGGTGGCCTTGCCGGAccaggcgacggaggcggcggagtACTTCCCGGCCTCCTTGAAGGCCTTGTCGCTCCAGGAGCCGGAAACGACGAAGTCGGCGGGGTCCGAGGTGGAGCCGCAGAGGTTGAGCGGCGCGGCGACGCACTGCGTGGTGGCGCCGCCCTGGAGGAAGAGCACCTCGTGGGTGTCCGGCACGGCGAGGAGCGCATGCAGGTCCGCCTCGGCCTTCTTGATGGCCGCGTCGAACTCCTTGCCCCGGTGGCTCATCTCCATGATGCTCATGCCGGAGCCGCGGTACTCGACCAGCTCCGCCTGCGCCCTCTGCAGCACGGAGAGGGGCAGCATGGCCGGGCCCGCCGCGAAGTTGTAGACGTCGCGCTCGCCCGTGGCGAcaagggggaagggggcggagGGCGCCGCGATGGCCTGGTAGCGGATCCTGGCGGCGCGCGCCGGGACGCGGGCGGAGGGAGCCGCGGCGACGGCCTTGGGGCTTAATGTAACGCCCGGgcaatcaagctacagtaattccccgctaatcatgccacgtcacctcggttactgttgtgaaccgtgcgatgatccaaaaccgtttcataatttaaattcaattagtgtcaacaataaaaaaaattcaaatattaaaactaaaatgttcggagtgaaccaaatattgcatagataaaaatggtggagaaacctaaatttaataaaatgtttaagtgttcaaaataattaaaatagaggtTCAAATgttaaaataaatgccttttggattttataaaatattaaactattttaaatTTGGGTTGAGGATTAATGTGGCAATAGTATACTTAAAAGTATTAATTTAAgtgctagtgataatttttataaaactaaaataaaataaaactaaaagtaaaacagtaaaagaaagataaataaaaggaaaagaagaacCCTCGGGNNNNNNNNNNNNNNNNNNNNNNNNNNNNNNNNNNNNNNNNNNNNNNNNNNNNNNNNNNNNNNNNNNNNNNNNNNNNNNNNNNNNNNNNNNNNNNNNNNNNNNNNNNNNNNNNNNNNNNNNNNNNNNNNNNNNNNNNNNNNNNNNNNNNNNNNNNNNNNNNNNNNNNNNNNNNNNNNNNNNNNNNNNNNNNNNNNNNNNNNNNNNNNNNNNNNNNNNNNNNNNNNNNNNNNNNNNNNNNNNNNNNNNNNNNNNNNNNNNNNNNNNNNNNNNNNNNNNNNNNNNNNNNNNNNNNNNNNNNNNNNNNNNNNNNNNNNNNNNNNNNNNNNNNNNNNNNNNNNNNNNNNNNNNNNNNNNNNNNNNNNNNNNNNNNNNNNNNNNNNNNNNNNNNNNNNNNNNNNNNNNNNNNNNNNNNNNNNNNNNNNNNNNNNNNNNNNNNNNNNNNNNNNNNNNNNNNNNNNNNNNNNNNNNNNNNNNNNNNNNNNNNNNNNNNNNNNNNNNNNNNNNNNNNNNNNNNNNNNNNNNNNNNNNNNNNNNNNNNNNNNNNNNNNNNNNNNNNNNNNNNNNNNNNNNNNNNNNNNNNNNNNNNNNNNNNNNNNNNNNNNNNNNNNNNNNNNNNNNNNNNNNNNNNNNNNNNNNNNNNNNNNNNNNNNNNNNNNNNNNNNNNNNNNNNNNNNNNNNNNNNNNNNNNNNNNNNNNNNNNNNNNNNNNNNNNNNNNNNNNNNNNNATCTGGACGCCCGCGCCTAGGGGCTGGACCTCGCTGCCCCCCCAACCCCGGCGCGCCGACGCGCTCGTCGTCGCCGGCCCCCGCCTCGTCCCTACGCCCCGTCaccgccggcgcctcctcgtctcctccccacGTCGGACTCCTCTGCGCCCTTCCTCTCCCTCGCACGGCTCCCGCCTGAGCCGTGGCCGTCGCTCGTCACCGCGCCATCGTCGACCATCATCGCCCCAagctccggcgcctccccgagctcgctttaGCACATCTACAGTGCCTCGTGAGCCCCCGctcccttttcttcctcttccccgACTGTTTCGACCCTTAGCGCGCCTCCCGCTCGTACCCGTAGCTTCGTCGCCGTCGGACATGGTCCCGGCCATCGATCCCGCGCGTCCCTGCTAGCCAGACCACGCATCGGGCTTCCCCTGCCCGTGCCACCTGCTGCCGCTCGTGGCCGCGCCGCGCCTGCTGCGCCCCGCCGCTCCCCGC
This DNA window, taken from Triticum aestivum cultivar Chinese Spring chromosome 1D, IWGSC CS RefSeq v2.1, whole genome shotgun sequence, encodes the following:
- the LOC123157855 gene encoding phosphoserine aminotransferase 2, chloroplastic-like, producing MMVDDGAVTSDGHGSGGSRARERKGAEESDLDCPGVTLSPKAVAAAPSARVPARAARIRYQAIAAPSAPFPLVATGERDVYNFAAGPAMLPLSVLQRAQAELVEYRGSGMSIMEMSHRGKEFDAAIKKAEADLHALLAVPDTHEVLFLQGGATTQCVAAPLNLCGSTSDPADFVVSGSWSDKAFKEAGKYSAASVAWSGKATKYTSLPADFGALAQNPEARFLHICSNETIHGVELKDYPEPMNESGVLVADMSSNFCSKPVDVSRFGLVYAAAQKNVRRSDTMQPGARIASRSSSVLELMG